One window of Arvicola amphibius chromosome 6, mArvAmp1.2, whole genome shotgun sequence genomic DNA carries:
- the LOC119817357 gene encoding histone H2A type 1-E: protein MSGRGKQGGKARAKAKTRSSRAGLQFPVGRVHRLLRKGNYAERVGAGAPVYLAAVLEYLTAEILELAGNAARDNKKTRIIPRHLQLAIRNDEELNKLLGRVTIAQGGVLPNIQAVLLPKKTESHHKAKGK, encoded by the coding sequence ATGTCTGGACGCGGCAAGCAAGGCGGCAAGGCTCGCGCCAAGGCCAAGACCCGCTCCTCCCGGGCCGGCCTGCAGTTCCCCGTGGGCCGCGTGCACCGCCTCCTCCGCAAGGGCAACTACGCGGAGCGGGTGGGCGCCGGCGCCCCGGTGTACCTGGCGGCCGTGCTGGAGTACCTGACGGCTGAGATCCTGGAGCTGGCTGGCAACGCGGCCCGCGACAACAAGAAGACGCGCATCATCCCGCGCCACCTGCAGCTGGCCATCCGCAACGACGAGGAGCTCAACAAGCTGCTGGGCCGCGTGACGATCGCACAGGGCGGCGTCCTGCCCAACATCCAGGCGGTGCTGCTGCCCAAGAAGACCGAGAGCCACCACAAGGCCAAGGGAAAGTGA
- the LOC119817363 gene encoding histone H2B type 1-C/E/F/G/I, giving the protein MPEPAKSAPAPKKGSKKAVTKAQKKDGKKRKRSRKESYSVYVYKVLKQVHPDTGISSKAMGIMNSFVNDIFERIAGEASRLAHYNKRSTITSREIQTAVRLLLPGELAKHAVSEGTKAVTKYTSSK; this is encoded by the coding sequence ATGCCTGAGCCAGCGAAGTCCGCTCCCGCCCCGAAGAAGGGCTCCAAGAAGGCCGTGACCAAGGCCCAGAAGAAGGACGGCAAGAAGCGCAAGCGCAGCCGCAAGGAGAGCTACTCGGTGTACGTGTACAAGGTGCTGAAGCAGGTCCACCCCGACACCGGCATCTCTTCCAAGGCCATGGGCATCATGAACTCGTTCGTCAACGACATCTTCGAGCGCATCGCGGGCGAGGCGTCGCGCCTGGCGCATTACAACAAGCGCTCGACCATCACGTCCCGGGAGATCCAGACGGCCGTGCGCCTGCTGCTGCCCGGGGAGCTGGCCAAGCACGCCGTGTCCGAGGGCACCAAGGCCGTCACCAAGTACACCAGCTCCAAGTGA